One window of the Candidatus Chryseobacterium colombiense genome contains the following:
- a CDS encoding fumarate reductase/succinate dehydrogenase flavoprotein subunit, whose translation MILNSKIPEGPLEKKWENYKKTAKLVNPANRKKLDVIVVGTGLAGSSIAASLGEMGYNVKSFCFQDSPRRAHSVAAQGGVNAAKNYKNDGDSVYRMFVDTLKGGDFRAREANVYRMAECSLNLIDQAVAQGVPFGREYGGYLNNRSFGGVQVSRTFYARGQTGQQLLLGAYQALMRQVGKKSVQLFSRHEMLDVVTIDGKARGIIVRNLDTGEIERHSAHAVVLATGGYGKIYYLSTLAMGCNGSAIWRAHKKGALMASPSWIQVHPTSLPQSGDYQSKLTLMSESLRNDGRIWVPLKENETRKPNDIPENERDYYLERRYPAFGNLAPRDISSRAAKERIDAGFGIGPLKNAVYLDFSKAIKEQGKEKIKEKYGNLFDMYLKITGYDAYKEPMMISPSAHFSMGGLWVDYELMTTIPGLFALGEANFADHGANRLGANSLLQASVDGYFIAPYTIANYLSNEIHTGKISTDDIEFEKAENHVKQQIESFININGTKTVDFFHKTLGKLLYDYCGLARNEQGLKLAIEEIRKLKQEFYRNVKVSGQGNSMNTELEKAGRVADYFEIGELMCYDALTRNESCGAHFREEYQTPDGEALRNDAEFQFISAWSWTGENNEPELIKEPLIFEEIQPTVRSYK comes from the coding sequence ATGATTTTAAATTCAAAAATACCGGAAGGCCCGCTAGAAAAAAAATGGGAAAATTATAAAAAGACTGCCAAACTTGTCAATCCGGCCAACCGAAAAAAACTTGATGTAATTGTGGTCGGAACCGGATTAGCTGGAAGTTCAATTGCCGCATCATTAGGAGAAATGGGATACAATGTAAAATCCTTCTGTTTCCAGGACAGTCCGAGAAGAGCGCATTCTGTAGCCGCTCAAGGTGGTGTAAATGCTGCCAAAAACTACAAAAATGACGGCGACAGTGTGTATCGGATGTTTGTAGATACCTTAAAAGGCGGAGATTTCAGAGCCCGCGAAGCCAATGTATACCGAATGGCAGAGTGTTCATTAAATCTTATCGACCAGGCAGTTGCACAAGGTGTTCCTTTTGGCAGGGAATACGGAGGTTACCTGAACAACCGCTCTTTCGGAGGTGTACAGGTAAGCCGGACTTTTTACGCAAGAGGACAAACCGGACAGCAATTGCTCTTAGGCGCCTATCAGGCATTGATGAGACAGGTTGGTAAAAAAAGTGTTCAGTTATTTTCAAGACATGAAATGCTGGATGTAGTTACGATAGATGGGAAAGCAAGGGGAATTATCGTCAGAAATTTAGACACCGGAGAAATAGAAAGACATTCTGCACACGCTGTTGTTTTGGCAACGGGTGGTTATGGTAAAATCTACTATTTATCGACTTTAGCAATGGGCTGTAACGGTTCTGCTATCTGGAGAGCTCATAAAAAAGGTGCCTTAATGGCTTCTCCCAGCTGGATTCAGGTGCATCCTACTTCTCTTCCGCAATCCGGAGACTATCAGTCAAAACTAACGTTGATGTCGGAATCTTTACGGAATGATGGCAGAATCTGGGTTCCGCTAAAAGAAAATGAAACGCGAAAACCTAATGATATTCCCGAAAACGAGAGAGATTACTATCTTGAAAGACGATACCCGGCTTTTGGAAATTTAGCACCAAGAGATATTTCCTCAAGAGCAGCCAAAGAAAGAATAGATGCAGGTTTCGGAATCGGTCCTTTAAAAAATGCAGTCTATCTTGATTTTTCTAAAGCTATTAAAGAACAGGGAAAAGAAAAGATAAAGGAGAAATATGGTAATTTATTTGATATGTATCTTAAAATCACCGGATATGATGCCTATAAAGAACCCATGATGATTTCACCTTCTGCACACTTTTCGATGGGTGGACTTTGGGTGGATTATGAATTAATGACTACCATTCCGGGATTGTTTGCTTTGGGTGAAGCTAATTTTGCAGACCACGGAGCAAACCGATTGGGTGCAAATTCCCTGCTTCAGGCTTCTGTTGATGGCTATTTTATTGCACCTTATACCATTGCCAATTATTTATCAAATGAAATTCACACAGGAAAAATTTCCACGGACGATATTGAATTTGAAAAAGCAGAAAATCATGTGAAGCAGCAAATCGAAAGTTTTATCAATATCAATGGAACAAAAACAGTTGACTTTTTTCATAAGACTTTAGGAAAGCTACTTTATGATTATTGTGGATTAGCCAGAAATGAGCAAGGATTAAAGTTGGCTATTGAAGAAATCCGAAAACTGAAACAGGAATTTTATAGAAATGTAAAAGTTTCCGGACAGGGAAATTCAATGAATACCGAACTGGAAAAAGCAGGCCGTGTTGCGGATTATTTTGAAATTGGTGAACTGATGTGTTATGATGCTTTAACCCGTAATGAATCCTGTGGAGCCCATTTCCGTGAAGAATACCAAACACCGGACGGAGAAGCTTTGAGAAACGATGCGGAGTTTCAATTCATTTCTGCATGGAGCTGGACAGGTGAAAACAATGAGCCTGAGCTCATTAAAGAACCTTTGATTTTTGAAGAAATACAGCCAACCGTGAGAAGCTATAAATAA
- a CDS encoding succinate dehydrogenase/fumarate reductase iron-sulfur subunit — MDLHLKIWRQENHQSTGKLVNYNLTDLNPHMSFLEMLDTLNEKLIIEGEEPVEFDHDCREGICGQCGMMINGLAHGPLEHTTTCQLHLRSFQDGETIVIEPFRAAAFPVKKDLKVDRSAFDRIISSGGFVSVNTGQAPDATAIAVPHQTAEEAFDSAACIGCGACVATCKNGSAALFTSAKITHMVLLPQGKEERSERVLNMVKQMDSEHFGHCSNTEACQVECPQGISVLNIARMNYEYSRALFFNKK, encoded by the coding sequence ATGGATTTACATCTGAAAATATGGAGACAGGAAAATCATCAAAGCACAGGAAAACTGGTAAATTATAATTTGACAGACTTAAATCCTCATATGTCTTTCCTTGAAATGCTGGACACGCTGAATGAAAAACTCATCATTGAAGGGGAAGAACCAGTAGAATTTGATCACGATTGTCGTGAAGGAATCTGCGGACAATGCGGCATGATGATTAACGGATTGGCTCACGGACCTTTGGAGCACACCACGACCTGCCAACTTCATTTACGTTCTTTTCAAGATGGAGAAACGATTGTAATTGAACCTTTTCGGGCAGCAGCTTTTCCCGTAAAAAAAGATTTAAAAGTCGACCGTTCTGCTTTTGACAGAATTATTTCTTCTGGAGGTTTTGTTTCTGTGAATACAGGGCAGGCTCCTGATGCTACAGCCATTGCAGTGCCCCACCAAACCGCTGAAGAAGCTTTTGATTCAGCAGCATGTATTGGTTGCGGAGCGTGTGTTGCAACGTGTAAAAACGGAAGTGCAGCATTATTTACCTCAGCAAAAATTACCCATATGGTTTTGCTTCCTCAAGGAAAAGAAGAGCGGAGCGAGCGTGTTCTCAATATGGTAAAACAAATGGATAGTGAACATTTCGGCCACTGTTCCAATACTGAAGCCTGTCAAGTCGAGTGTCCACAGGGAATTTCCGTGCTGAATATTGCAAGAATGAATTATGAATATAGCAGAGCCCTATTTTTTAATAAAAAATAA
- a CDS encoding nucleoid-associated protein — protein MFSKIVVHRVGNKINGESLMLSQEELQLDEGMAELLENYFLGSFKSEETFHFYSDSYLVNNPIYSAVSEIFDDKAKFLWESENIAKHLFEAAENPRVQGGELFVAYFEDERENGEKVDKIGIFKTEKRESFLKISPQEESFEIEKDMGIGLSKIDKAALIYNNDKETGYVLSVVDNNKNGDMYYWFEDFLKVKQRDDEYFHTQEALMVYKDYITKQLPQEFEVSKADQADFLNKSINFFKEKEEFKLDEFANEVLGDEHVIESFNNFKTDYEQDMQINIAEEFPISEAAVKKTQRHFKSIIKLDKNFHIYIHGDRQKIATGEDEKGKYYMLYFDKEV, from the coding sequence ATGTTTTCAAAAATCGTAGTACACAGAGTCGGAAATAAAATCAACGGAGAATCTTTAATGCTTTCTCAGGAAGAATTGCAGCTGGATGAAGGGATGGCGGAATTACTGGAGAATTACTTTTTGGGTTCGTTCAAATCTGAAGAAACGTTTCATTTCTATAGTGATTCTTATCTGGTGAATAATCCTATTTATAGTGCGGTGTCTGAAATTTTCGATGACAAAGCGAAATTTCTTTGGGAATCTGAAAACATTGCGAAACACCTTTTTGAAGCCGCGGAAAACCCAAGAGTTCAGGGTGGTGAACTGTTTGTGGCTTATTTTGAAGATGAAAGAGAAAATGGTGAAAAAGTAGACAAAATCGGTATTTTTAAAACTGAAAAAAGAGAATCTTTTCTGAAAATATCACCGCAGGAAGAAAGCTTCGAAATTGAAAAAGATATGGGAATCGGGTTGTCAAAAATTGATAAGGCAGCTCTTATTTACAATAATGATAAAGAAACCGGATATGTACTTTCTGTAGTTGATAACAACAAAAACGGGGATATGTACTATTGGTTTGAAGACTTTTTAAAAGTAAAGCAGCGTGATGATGAATATTTTCATACGCAGGAAGCTTTAATGGTATATAAAGATTATATCACAAAGCAATTGCCTCAGGAATTTGAAGTTTCCAAAGCAGATCAGGCCGATTTTCTGAATAAATCCATTAATTTCTTTAAAGAAAAGGAAGAATTTAAGCTGGATGAATTTGCCAATGAGGTATTGGGAGATGAGCATGTAATTGAGAGTTTTAATAATTTTAAAACTGATTACGAACAGGATATGCAGATCAATATTGCAGAAGAATTCCCGATCAGTGAGGCTGCAGTAAAGAAAACACAGAGACATTTCAAAAGCATCATTAAACTGGATAAGAACTTCCATATTTATATTCATGGAGATCGCCAGAAGATTGCTACAGGGGAAGATGAAAAAGGAAAATATTATATGTTGTATTTTGATAAGGAAGTGTAA
- a CDS encoding thioredoxin family protein, protein MKFSRILIILGLFLFQFSFAQEKADVVLNKALTEAKSKNKNVLLVFHASWCKWCHVMEKNMNLPETKPIFEKKFVTAYVDVQEMGEKKKLENPGGQELMNKYKGENAGLPFWLVLNPKGEVLADSFDQKGDNLGCPSTAEEVASFTAKLEKSSKMNKSELETVEKAFSKKN, encoded by the coding sequence ATGAAGTTTTCTAGAATACTTATTATATTAGGATTGTTCCTGTTTCAGTTCAGTTTTGCGCAGGAAAAAGCAGATGTCGTATTGAACAAGGCACTTACCGAGGCAAAATCAAAAAATAAAAATGTACTTCTTGTCTTCCATGCTTCATGGTGCAAATGGTGTCATGTAATGGAAAAAAATATGAACCTTCCGGAAACCAAACCTATTTTTGAAAAGAAATTTGTAACGGCTTACGTTGATGTCCAGGAAATGGGAGAAAAGAAAAAACTTGAAAATCCCGGCGGTCAGGAACTGATGAATAAGTACAAAGGTGAAAATGCGGGACTTCCGTTCTGGCTGGTTTTGAATCCTAAAGGAGAGGTTCTTGCAGATTCTTTCGATCAGAAAGGAGATAATCTGGGTTGTCCATCTACTGCAGAAGAAGTTGCTAGTTTTACAGCGAAATTGGAGAAATCTTCAAAAATGAATAAAAGCGAGCTGGAAACCGTAGAAAAGGCATTTTCGAAAAAGAATTAA
- a CDS encoding RagB/SusD family nutrient uptake outer membrane protein produces MKTIDNRNSKSLGKTLVLGIFLLGMMSCEKDLMLEPENNITQTSFYTTELQIQQALSGVYSAMINSSSRGGFDVNFYLLASEVRSNNFNAISQNGNRDYYAINRFQDTSSTEEVEILWEDAYQLISYANNILARIDAVPFADPATKEQYRSETRFLRAYAYFELMRNFGKVPLVDHPVSPSEAASIPRTDLTTLYSFITSEIEASIGGLKNTYDSKNKGRITKSAAHAMLGRIYLTGYGYPLNNSSYLAKAKEHLFAVIQGEGQYVTFAPNYADLFKSVNDNKYHIFEIQHISGGLSQGSYLPSYVSPTFGTADPLYNAQGSLYSSSELGVSQSLLNAYEAGDLRKAVTVKTQFIAQNGQVDYANYFVKFREGGLVITNRYDWPINFPIIRYADVLLMYAEVLNNEGNTSAAVPYLNRIRQRAGLSALSTSMSSSDFTTALRKERRVEFAGEGVYWHDLVRWNIAVSVINQAAADLKYNYTITTNDYLYQIPLSQIQVAGYEQNP; encoded by the coding sequence ATGAAAACAATTGATAACAGAAATAGTAAAAGCTTGGGAAAGACATTGGTTTTGGGAATATTTCTATTGGGAATGATGAGTTGTGAAAAAGATCTCATGCTGGAACCTGAAAATAATATTACGCAAACCTCTTTTTATACTACGGAACTTCAGATTCAGCAGGCTTTGTCGGGAGTATATTCTGCAATGATTAATTCCTCGTCCAGAGGAGGCTTCGATGTTAATTTTTATTTACTGGCTTCAGAAGTCCGGTCCAATAATTTTAATGCAATTTCACAAAACGGAAACAGAGATTATTATGCCATCAACCGTTTTCAGGATACTTCTTCAACAGAGGAAGTAGAAATTCTGTGGGAAGACGCTTATCAGCTTATTTCCTATGCAAATAACATATTAGCAAGAATTGATGCCGTTCCTTTTGCAGATCCTGCCACAAAAGAACAATATCGTTCCGAAACGCGTTTTTTAAGAGCTTATGCTTATTTTGAACTCATGCGGAATTTCGGAAAAGTTCCTTTGGTAGATCATCCGGTCAGTCCCTCTGAAGCTGCTTCCATTCCAAGAACAGATTTGACTACTCTTTATAGCTTCATCACTTCAGAAATTGAGGCATCCATAGGTGGTTTGAAAAATACATATGATTCAAAAAATAAAGGCCGGATTACCAAATCAGCGGCTCATGCTATGTTAGGCAGAATATACCTTACGGGATACGGCTATCCTCTTAATAACAGTTCTTATCTGGCAAAAGCAAAGGAACATTTGTTTGCTGTAATTCAGGGGGAAGGACAATATGTAACTTTTGCACCCAATTATGCAGATTTGTTTAAAAGTGTGAATGATAATAAGTACCACATTTTCGAAATTCAGCATATCAGTGGTGGATTGTCGCAGGGATCATATCTGCCAAGCTATGTTTCGCCTACATTTGGAACAGCCGATCCTTTATACAATGCGCAGGGAAGTTTATACAGCTCCAGTGAATTAGGCGTTTCTCAGTCTTTGCTTAATGCTTATGAAGCGGGAGACCTGAGAAAAGCAGTAACGGTTAAAACTCAGTTTATCGCGCAAAACGGACAGGTAGATTATGCCAATTATTTTGTGAAGTTTCGCGAAGGAGGACTTGTGATAACCAACCGTTACGACTGGCCTATTAACTTTCCGATTATCCGGTATGCAGATGTACTTTTAATGTATGCAGAAGTTTTAAATAATGAGGGAAATACCAGTGCAGCAGTTCCTTATTTAAACAGAATTCGTCAGAGAGCCGGGCTTTCAGCACTTTCTACTTCTATGTCAAGTTCAGATTTTACGACAGCACTCCGCAAAGAAAGAAGAGTAGAATTTGCGGGAGAAGGAGTATATTGGCATGATCTTGTACGATGGAATATCGCCGTGAGTGTTATCAATCAGGCTGCAGCAGATCTTAAATATAATTATACGATTACCACCAATGATTATCTGTATCAGATCCCTTTGTCTCAAATTCAGGTAGCGGGATATGAACAGAATCCTTAA
- a CDS encoding TonB-dependent receptor: MKKSIVTLGILLSTTAFIFAQEKQTTGTTKDSTKTNKTKDIEEVVVIAYGTQKKGEVTGSVGRVNAETFKDRPIARVDQALTGQIAGVKTRSTTGKPGEPLEIRVRGSASISASNSPLYVVDGMVVDDMGNVSPDDVQSIEVLKDAASTAMYGSRGSNGIVIITTKKGASGKPVFSFSQYYGIQTIEKKLDIMTSSEWIDYATESINKRWVALAPGNSASDSYAIRANYFNLANTTDYNLANINYMIDPRWGTNQVANIDWQDVFYRPASVQSYQLSARGGNKNVKYLISGAYFDQEGLAINTGFSRFNLSAVIDLNISDKWKAGISFRPSYSKSYGATVDGKDNLAHKMLSMVPVTELSAGLYTNFWKNTRYRWAGSTQSPIGVMENTTNNTNEFRLLSSLYVSYDILPDLNIKISGGATNNFNLNNGYTPTFDLITNTPGQVSIASRRTVNYNRYLGEALLNYKKSFGDHSIAAIAGYSAENYRTTTQYNRNKGFPNDDLKTFNFTQSASVLNSEYTASEWMLISMFGRVNYDYKKKYMLLASIRRDGSSRFGWDNLWGIFPAFGAGWKVDKEDFLKDVNWLNNLKLRYSWGENGNNSIGDYRAFGTLGGGNYSFGGSLSNGLIPNTIENRNLTWEKTQSSDFGFELGILNRIDFTADYYIKKTKDLLLEQPVAAVTGYTTMWSNIGSVQNKGLELELNTKNLIGEFRWNTSANIAFNKNKVLQLGRDNIPIYTGFSNSTNIIQVGQELNSFYLYEAIGVLSTADINNPNVAKTSGAIAGDVKYKDFNGDGIINEDDRHIIGGPTPRYYWGFTNTFTYKNFDLSVFLQGQKGGYSYALLGRAIDRTGMGTTTNVMGNWANRWRSDENPGDGKTPRLDGTTGSLLDTRWLYDATYIQLKNVTLGYNFPKDLVNRLKISSLRVYVSLENVWRKDHYYGGYNPESVQSDGTDYGAYPNAKVYMMGLNFNF, from the coding sequence ATGAAGAAATCCATAGTTACTTTAGGTATTTTACTAAGTACCACTGCTTTTATCTTCGCACAGGAAAAACAAACTACCGGAACTACGAAGGATAGTACAAAAACAAATAAAACTAAAGATATTGAGGAAGTTGTTGTGATTGCTTATGGTACGCAGAAAAAAGGAGAAGTCACAGGTTCAGTAGGTAGAGTAAATGCCGAGACCTTCAAGGATCGTCCTATTGCAAGAGTAGATCAGGCATTAACGGGTCAAATTGCAGGGGTTAAAACCCGTTCCACAACAGGAAAACCCGGTGAACCTTTAGAGATAAGAGTCCGTGGTTCGGCTTCAATATCGGCAAGTAATTCTCCTCTGTATGTTGTTGACGGTATGGTTGTCGATGATATGGGCAATGTTTCTCCCGATGATGTGCAATCGATTGAAGTTTTGAAAGACGCTGCCTCTACTGCGATGTATGGATCCAGAGGTTCTAATGGAATTGTCATCATAACGACCAAAAAAGGAGCATCCGGAAAACCTGTCTTCAGCTTTTCACAATATTATGGAATTCAGACTATCGAAAAAAAGCTGGATATCATGACAAGCTCAGAATGGATTGATTACGCAACAGAATCAATTAATAAAAGATGGGTGGCACTGGCTCCGGGGAATTCTGCATCCGATAGTTATGCAATAAGGGCAAACTATTTTAATCTAGCTAATACAACAGATTATAATTTAGCAAACATCAATTACATGATTGATCCGCGATGGGGAACCAATCAAGTTGCTAATATCGATTGGCAGGATGTATTTTATCGGCCTGCATCTGTTCAGAGTTACCAGTTATCGGCAAGAGGAGGGAATAAAAATGTAAAATACCTCATTTCGGGTGCCTATTTCGATCAGGAAGGTTTGGCAATTAATACAGGTTTCAGTAGATTTAATTTAAGTGCTGTTATTGATCTTAATATTTCAGATAAATGGAAGGCGGGCATTTCGTTTCGTCCGAGCTATTCAAAAAGTTATGGAGCAACCGTTGATGGAAAAGATAATTTAGCTCACAAAATGCTTTCTATGGTTCCTGTGACGGAATTGAGTGCGGGTTTGTATACCAATTTCTGGAAAAATACGAGATACAGATGGGCTGGTTCCACTCAGAGCCCGATCGGAGTAATGGAAAATACGACCAACAATACCAATGAGTTCCGCTTATTATCCAGCTTATATGTTTCCTATGATATTTTACCGGATTTAAACATTAAAATTTCAGGAGGAGCTACCAATAACTTTAATCTGAATAACGGCTACACACCCACTTTTGATTTAATTACCAATACTCCGGGGCAGGTAAGTATTGCGAGCCGCAGAACGGTAAATTACAACAGATATTTGGGAGAAGCTTTATTAAATTATAAAAAATCTTTTGGGGACCACAGTATTGCAGCCATTGCAGGATATAGCGCTGAAAATTACAGAACAACCACTCAATACAACAGGAACAAAGGTTTTCCGAATGATGATTTAAAAACCTTCAATTTCACGCAATCTGCCTCTGTGCTTAATTCGGAATATACGGCGTCAGAATGGATGCTGATTTCAATGTTCGGTCGTGTAAACTATGATTATAAAAAGAAATATATGTTGTTGGCGAGTATTCGTAGAGACGGTTCTTCCAGATTCGGATGGGATAATCTATGGGGAATATTTCCAGCATTTGGAGCAGGCTGGAAAGTGGATAAGGAAGATTTCTTAAAAGATGTAAACTGGCTAAATAATCTTAAATTAAGATACAGTTGGGGAGAAAACGGGAATAATTCGATTGGAGATTACAGGGCATTTGGAACATTGGGAGGAGGAAATTATTCATTCGGAGGAAGTTTGTCTAATGGCTTAATTCCCAACACAATTGAAAACCGTAATTTAACTTGGGAAAAAACGCAATCTTCAGATTTTGGTTTTGAACTAGGCATATTGAATAGAATTGATTTTACGGCAGATTATTATATCAAAAAAACTAAGGACCTGCTTCTTGAGCAGCCTGTAGCGGCTGTAACCGGATATACTACCATGTGGAGTAATATTGGATCAGTTCAGAACAAAGGATTAGAATTAGAGTTAAATACCAAAAATTTAATTGGAGAGTTCAGATGGAATACTTCTGCGAATATTGCTTTCAATAAGAATAAAGTTTTACAGTTAGGCCGTGACAATATTCCTATTTATACAGGTTTCAGTAATAGTACGAACATTATACAGGTTGGTCAGGAACTGAACTCATTCTATTTGTATGAAGCGATAGGTGTACTTTCTACGGCTGACATCAACAATCCGAACGTTGCTAAAACAAGTGGCGCGATTGCCGGAGATGTTAAGTATAAGGATTTTAATGGAGACGGGATCATCAATGAGGACGACCGTCATATTATCGGAGGACCGACTCCTCGTTATTATTGGGGATTCACCAATACATTCACCTATAAAAACTTTGATCTTTCCGTATTCTTGCAGGGACAAAAAGGCGGCTATAGTTATGCTTTGCTAGGTCGTGCAATCGATCGCACAGGAATGGGAACTACAACAAACGTTATGGGAAATTGGGCAAACCGCTGGCGATCTGATGAAAATCCAGGAGACGGGAAAACTCCGAGATTAGATGGAACTACGGGAAGTTTATTAGATACAAGATGGCTGTATGATGCCACTTATATACAGCTTAAAAATGTGACATTAGGATATAACTTTCCAAAAGATCTGGTGAACAGACTCAAAATTTCCAGTTTGAGAGTATATGTCAGTTTAGAAAATGTCTGGAGAAAAGACCATTATTATGGCGGTTATAACCCAGAATCCGTACAGTCAGACGGAACCGATTACGGAGCCTATCCTAACGCAAAAGTATATATGATGGGCTTAAACTTTAACTTTTAA
- a CDS encoding peptidase domain-containing ABC transporter: protein MRFIAQYDQMDCGPACLAMVSSHYGKNFSLQDLRSKSFITKEGVSLLGICEAAENMGYKTIALKMESEGFSKDLLPCILHWNQNHFVVLYKISKNIITGKRIHKIADPGHGFVSLNEEKFKKSWLSDGNKGVALFLETTEAFYQQIPLKEETLSVKYLLKYLKPYQKQIYWMLFLLTLGTFITLIFPILTQKLIDEGVNKKNLSVIVYILLAQLAFFFGNIVINIFRNWIILVVGTKINIQIISDFLKKLLKLPIKFFDTKLMGDFSQRIQDHERIENFLTSQSLLTLFSIITFTAFFGILWYYDVRILTVYMVLTTISVLWSLYWMKKRKILDYFRFQQRSENQESIYEIINGVSEMKLNQLEDFKRKEWEKIQEKLFKINIRILKLDQIQLSGFEFINQLKNIIVTFLSAYFVIKGYMTLGALLSVSYIIGQMNSPVNQLISFFRSLQDAKLSLARLNEVQNNSEEEKENQVPLLSKKYTEKNGIEKGIYFKDVSFQYEGPQSPYVLKDINLFIPEGKVTAIVGASGSGKTTLMKMLLKFYEPISGEINFNHLNINNISPIDLRKNCGVVMQEGYIFSDTIERNIVTSDEDIDYTQLEKALETANITSFVKELPLGLNTKIGASGNGISGGQKQRILIARAVYKNPHFIFFDEATSALDAENEKIIHDNLQFFFKGKTVIIVAHRLSTVKNADQIIVLKNGEIAEQGSHQSLVERKSDYYNLVRNQLELGN from the coding sequence ATGCGTTTCATTGCCCAATATGATCAAATGGACTGTGGTCCTGCCTGTTTAGCCATGGTGTCTTCTCATTATGGTAAAAATTTCAGTTTACAGGATTTAAGAAGTAAAAGTTTTATCACTAAAGAAGGCGTATCATTATTGGGAATTTGTGAAGCAGCTGAAAATATGGGCTATAAAACAATAGCCCTAAAAATGGAGAGTGAAGGATTTTCGAAAGATCTTTTACCCTGTATTCTTCATTGGAATCAGAATCACTTTGTTGTTCTTTACAAAATTTCCAAAAACATTATTACTGGGAAGCGTATACATAAAATTGCTGATCCCGGGCATGGTTTTGTTTCCTTAAATGAAGAAAAATTTAAAAAATCATGGCTTTCAGACGGAAATAAGGGAGTTGCTTTATTTTTAGAAACTACAGAAGCCTTTTATCAGCAAATACCATTAAAAGAAGAAACACTTTCCGTTAAATATTTACTGAAATATTTAAAACCTTACCAAAAGCAAATCTATTGGATGCTTTTTTTGCTTACTTTAGGTACGTTTATTACTTTAATATTTCCTATTCTTACTCAGAAATTGATAGATGAAGGGGTAAATAAAAAAAATCTTTCTGTAATAGTATATATCCTGCTGGCACAATTGGCTTTCTTTTTTGGAAACATTGTGATCAATATTTTTCGGAATTGGATTATTCTTGTGGTCGGAACAAAAATAAACATTCAGATTATTTCCGATTTCCTTAAAAAACTACTGAAACTTCCGATTAAATTTTTTGATACCAAGTTGATGGGAGACTTTAGTCAACGGATTCAGGATCATGAAAGGATTGAAAATTTCCTTACCTCACAAAGTCTGTTGACGTTGTTCTCAATTATTACATTTACAGCCTTCTTCGGAATCTTGTGGTATTATGATGTAAGAATATTAACTGTTTATATGGTGCTTACAACGATTTCGGTTCTCTGGTCTCTTTACTGGATGAAGAAGCGTAAAATTTTGGATTATTTCCGTTTTCAGCAGCGAAGCGAGAATCAGGAGTCCATCTATGAAATTATTAACGGGGTTTCCGAAATGAAGCTTAATCAGCTTGAAGATTTTAAACGTAAAGAGTGGGAGAAAATTCAAGAAAAGCTTTTTAAAATAAATATCAGAATTCTAAAACTGGATCAGATACAGCTTTCGGGATTTGAATTCATCAACCAACTCAAAAATATTATTGTTACTTTTCTTTCTGCATATTTTGTGATAAAAGGTTATATGACTTTAGGGGCGTTGCTCAGTGTTTCCTATATCATTGGGCAAATGAATTCGCCTGTCAATCAGCTGATCAGCTTTTTCCGTTCTTTACAAGATGCAAAGCTAAGTTTAGCAAGGTTAAATGAAGTTCAAAATAACTCTGAAGAAGAAAAGGAAAACCAAGTCCCGTTATTAAGTAAAAAATATACAGAAAAAAACGGGATTGAAAAAGGAATTTACTTCAAAGATGTTTCATTTCAGTATGAAGGTCCTCAATCGCCTTATGTTTTAAAAGACATCAATTTATTTATTCCGGAGGGGAAAGTAACTGCCATTGTAGGAGCCAGTGGAAGTGGTAAAACAACTCTCATGAAAATGCTTTTAAAATTTTATGAACCGATTTCCGGAGAAATTAATTTTAATCATCTTAATATTAATAATATATCACCAATAGATTTAAGAAAGAATTGTGGTGTTGTCATGCAGGAAGGGTATATTTTTTCAGATACTATTGAAAGAAATATCGTGACAAGTGATGAGGATATAGATTATACCCAACTTGAAAAAGCACTGGAAACGGCTAATATTACATCATTTGTGAAAGAATTGCCATTAGGATTGAATACCAAAATCGGAGCTTCTGGTAACGGAATCTCAGGTGGGCAAAAACAAAGAATATTAATCGCAAGAGCAGTCTATAAAAATCCGCATTTTATTTTCTTCGATGAAGCTACTTCTGCATTAGATGCTGAAAATGAAAAAATAATTCATGATAATCTTCAATTTTTTTTCAAAGGAAAAACAGTGATTATTGTTGCGCACAGACTGAGCACAGTAAAAAATGCTGATCAGATTATTGTCCTGAAAAATGGAGAAATTGCTGAGCAGGGAAGTCATCAAAGTTTGGTCGAGAGAAAGTCTGATTATTATAATTTAGTGAGAAATCAGTTGGAACTTGGAAATTAA